Part of the Pirellulales bacterium genome, CGGCGACGAAATCAGTTTTCATTATTGGAATTTCAACGACGGGGGCACCCTGGTGACTCCCACTCCGACCGATACCACGGCGTACGGCGGGCAATTTATGACTCGGGCCAACACGCCTGACCAGCTGTTGATCAATTCCGTCGGTCTGAATATGAACGTGTACGACATCGATTACTCGAAATGCTGCTGCAATCCGTGCCCGACATGCAATCCGTGCTGTCCGGTGTGGACCTTAAAATACTCGGTGGGCGTGCGGATTGCCGACGTGAACCGCGTCGACAATACCACGGCCATCAATCCGCCCGTGGAAGATGCGCCGCCGCCGGCAAACGCCTTTGTGACGGCCCACTTCATTGGCGCCGGCCCAAGAGTGGGCTTGGAAGGGCGCCGCTATTTCCGCGGCTGCGACCGCCTGTCGCTGTTTGCGCGCACTAACTTTTCACTTCTCTTGGGCGAAAACACTTTGACCCAAAAGCTCATCGTGACGAGTTCCGATATTTCGCCGGAAACCACCGAAACCCTGACCGACAGCCACGATCGAATTATTCCTGTGGCGGAAATCGAATTGGGCGGCGACTGGCAAATGTCGAACTGCCTGCGTCTTTCCGCCGGTTACTTGTTTCAAGCCTGGTGGGACCTGGGAGAATTTGAACAGATTAGCGTCACCGACTTCCAAACCCAATCGAACGCCAACATCATGGGCTTCGACGGCCTGTTTGCCCGCGTCGAATACTGCTTCTAACGGAGGCAACCCAATCGGGGCATCGGCTTGCGGCTAGGGACAACGCAAACGGCGCGTCAGCAAGTGTCGAAAGAAATCTTGCCACAGCACACAGCAGGCTGGCAGAAACTCAAGCGCCTACCGGCTTCACCACGCGACGGGTCCGGCGTTCCGCACGCAATCGCGCGCGGCGGCGAATTTCGCTTGGCTTTTCATAGTATTCGCGGCGGCGCATTTCCTTCTTAATGCCGCTGCGCTCCACAAGTTTGCGGAAGCGTCGC contains:
- the rpsU gene encoding 30S ribosomal protein S21 — protein: MVKLTVRDRESIQEAVRRFRKLVERSGIKKEMRRREYYEKPSEIRRRARLRAERRTRRVVKPVGA